The following are encoded together in the Erwinia sp. E602 genome:
- the bssS gene encoding biofilm formation regulator BssS yields MDRNKDVIQTHPLIGWDISTVDSYDAMMIRLHSLSSNEQQAEDAEVGQTYWLTTDVARQFISILEAGIAKIEATEYQDRDYKKH; encoded by the coding sequence ATGGACAGAAACAAAGACGTAATCCAGACACATCCCCTCATTGGATGGGATATCAGCACCGTAGACAGCTATGACGCAATGATGATCCGCCTGCACTCGTTGTCCTCTAATGAACAGCAGGCTGAAGATGCAGAAGTCGGCCAGACTTACTGGCTCACCACCGACGTTGCCAGACAATTTATTTCAATACTTGAGGCCGGCATCGCCAAGATTGAAGCGACGGAATACCAGGATCGCGATTACAAGAAACATTAG
- the pyrC gene encoding dihydroorotase has protein sequence MTAQPQQLVIRRPDDWHIHLRDGEMLEAVVPFTSEVCGRAIVMPNLVPPVTSVAAARAYRERIQAAVPAGHRFTPLMTCYLTDGLDPNEIESGFREGVFTAAKLYPAHATTNSAHGVTSIAAIAPVLERMQNIGMPLLIHGEVTDAHIDIFDREARFIETVLEPLRKQFPGLKVVCEHITTKEAAAYVLEGNELLAATITPQHLLFNRNHMLVGGIRPHLYCLPILKRNVHQEALRAAVASGHNRFFLGTDTAPHTRDRKEACCGCAGVFNAPSMLAAYATVFEEIGALAHFEAFTSENGPAFYGLPLNEGTVTLVREPWTVAESVAVGSDGHTLVPFLAGETLNWRVQA, from the coding sequence ATGACCGCACAACCCCAGCAGTTAGTTATTCGCCGCCCAGACGACTGGCATATCCATTTGCGTGACGGAGAGATGCTGGAGGCGGTAGTGCCCTTTACCAGTGAGGTCTGTGGCCGGGCGATCGTGATGCCAAACCTGGTACCGCCGGTGACCAGCGTGGCCGCTGCCCGTGCTTACCGTGAACGTATTCAGGCCGCCGTACCGGCCGGGCACCGCTTTACCCCGCTGATGACCTGCTACCTGACCGACGGGCTGGATCCGAACGAGATCGAAAGCGGCTTCCGCGAAGGCGTGTTTACCGCCGCCAAACTCTACCCGGCGCATGCCACCACCAACTCGGCGCACGGCGTCACCAGCATTGCCGCCATTGCCCCGGTGCTGGAGCGCATGCAGAACATCGGCATGCCGCTGCTGATCCACGGCGAAGTGACCGATGCCCACATCGATATTTTCGATCGCGAAGCCCGTTTTATTGAAACGGTGCTGGAACCGCTGCGTAAGCAGTTCCCGGGGCTTAAGGTGGTGTGTGAACATATCACCACCAAAGAGGCGGCGGCCTACGTGCTGGAGGGCAATGAGCTGCTGGCGGCCACCATCACCCCGCAACATTTACTGTTCAACCGCAACCATATGCTGGTCGGCGGTATTCGCCCGCACCTTTACTGCCTGCCGATCCTGAAGCGCAACGTGCACCAGGAGGCGCTACGGGCCGCCGTGGCCAGCGGCCATAACCGTTTCTTCCTCGGTACCGATACCGCCCCGCACACCCGTGACCGCAAAGAGGCCTGCTGCGGCTGCGCCGGGGTGTTTAACGCGCCGTCGATGCTGGCCGCCTACGCTACGGTGTTTGAAGAGATCGGCGCGCTGGCACACTTCGAAGCCTTTACCTCAGAGAACGGCCCGGCGTTTTATGGCCTGCCGCTGAATGAAGGCACGGTGACGCTGGTGCGTGAGCCGTGGACGGTAGCAGAGAGCGTGGCGGTGGGCAGCGACGGCCATACGCTGGTGCCATTCCTCGCCGGTGAAACCCTGAACTGGCGCGTGCAGGCATAA
- the dinI gene encoding DNA damage-inducible protein I, which translates to MRVEVTVAKTTSLPAGALDALTQELSKRIDRHFPDGHNTVSVRYASASNLTVMGGGKEAKDQISDILQETWESADDWFIP; encoded by the coding sequence ATGCGTGTTGAAGTCACTGTAGCAAAAACCACCTCACTCCCCGCCGGCGCGCTTGATGCCCTGACGCAGGAGCTCAGCAAACGTATCGATCGCCATTTTCCCGACGGCCATAATACCGTATCGGTTCGCTATGCCAGCGCCAGTAACCTGACGGTAATGGGTGGCGGCAAAGAAGCCAAAGATCAGATTAGCGATATTTTGCAGGAGACCTGGGAGAGCGCCGACGACTGGTTTATTCCCTGA
- the solA gene encoding N-methyl-L-tryptophan oxidase, whose translation MVYDLIIVGSGSVGAAAGWYATEAGLNVLMIDRGHPPHSEGSHHGESRLIRHAYGEGARYVPMVLRAQQLWDQLEQQSGERIMQRSGVLNLAPQQAEFIQNVIHSAQQFGLEVEVLSGEEVSQRWPQISVPAGYVGVWEPRSGYLKSEVAVKSWIVQARDACCAQLFNCEVTAISEQNGLQTVSTPEGDFQARRLLVTAGTWVKTLYPALPVTPVRKVFAWHQADGRYSENNRFPAFAVQMPDGDHYYGFPADNNAIKIGKHQGGQPISSPEQRTPFGSVREDGSELFGFIRQFLPGVGVCLHGESCTYDNSPDEDFIIDTFPGQPNRMIVTGLSGHGFKFASVLGEIAAQFAQGIDSEFDLTPFSLARFNQPGI comes from the coding sequence ATGGTGTATGACTTAATTATAGTGGGTAGTGGCTCGGTCGGCGCAGCGGCAGGCTGGTACGCGACCGAAGCCGGGCTGAACGTGCTGATGATTGACCGCGGTCATCCGCCGCACAGCGAAGGCAGTCATCACGGAGAGAGCCGCTTAATCCGCCACGCCTACGGCGAAGGCGCCCGTTACGTGCCGATGGTGTTACGTGCCCAGCAGCTGTGGGACCAGCTGGAACAGCAGAGTGGTGAACGCATTATGCAGCGCAGCGGGGTGCTCAATCTGGCACCGCAGCAGGCTGAGTTTATTCAAAACGTCATCCACAGCGCGCAGCAGTTCGGCCTGGAGGTCGAGGTGTTGAGCGGGGAAGAGGTCAGCCAGCGCTGGCCGCAGATTAGCGTTCCCGCCGGTTACGTCGGCGTATGGGAACCCCGTTCCGGTTATCTGAAATCAGAAGTGGCGGTTAAAAGCTGGATCGTCCAGGCCAGAGATGCCTGTTGCGCACAGCTGTTTAACTGCGAGGTCACCGCAATTAGCGAACAAAACGGCCTGCAGACCGTCAGCACCCCGGAGGGGGATTTCCAGGCGCGACGGCTGCTGGTGACCGCCGGAACCTGGGTAAAAACCCTCTACCCGGCCCTGCCGGTAACGCCAGTGCGTAAGGTGTTTGCCTGGCACCAGGCCGACGGCCGCTACAGCGAGAATAACCGCTTCCCCGCCTTTGCCGTGCAGATGCCGGACGGCGATCACTACTACGGTTTCCCGGCGGATAACAATGCTATCAAGATCGGCAAGCATCAGGGCGGCCAGCCGATCTCCTCCCCCGAACAGCGCACCCCGTTCGGCAGCGTCCGCGAGGACGGCAGCGAACTGTTCGGCTTTATCCGCCAGTTCCTGCCGGGCGTTGGCGTCTGCCTGCACGGAGAGTCCTGCACCTACGACAACTCGCCGGACGAAGACTTTATTATTGATACCTTCCCCGGCCAGCCCAACCGGATGATCGTGACCGGGCTGAGCGGCCACGGCTTTAAGTTTGC